The DNA region TACACCATGTAAACTGATAGATGTTTTTAGCCCTGTGAGAGAAGAATACAAATAGAAATTACATATCCCCATAAATCTATTACCATGAATATATCATTAGAAAAAAAAAGAGCATTAGTAGGTGGCAGCTCAGGAGGAATAGGAAAAGCTATAGCGCAACAGCTCGCTGAGAGTGGCGCCAGTGTAACACTCATGTCACACAGCGAAGAAAAACTAAAAAAAATAGTTGCTGAACTACCAACGAACGAGACTCAAAAACACGGTTACCTTGTTGTAGATTTTTCAGATTTTCATGGCTATCGAGAAACGATATTCAAGTTTTTTGAGAGCAATTCCATAGATATCTTGGTGAACAACACCCAAGGACCAGATGCCGGAAGTTCTTTAGAAAAACAAACTCCGGATTACCAAGAGGCCTTCAACCTGCTTTTTAAGACTGTCGTCTACACCACAGAACTTGCTTTAAAGAACATGAAAGAGAACAAATGGGGTAGAATAATAAACGTAGCTTCGGTATCGGTAAAAGAGCCTTTATCGTATTTAGCCCTCTCTAATACCATTAGGGCTGCGGTGGTCACTTGGGCCAAAACGTTGGCGACAGACGTGGGGCCGTTCAACATAACCGCAAACAGCATTCTTACGGGCTATTTTGATACGGAGCGTATTGCACAATTGAACTCGAAAAAAGCCGAACAATTAGGTATTTCTGAAGATGAAGTTTTAGCGGATATGGAGTCCAAAGTGCCGGTGAAACGCATAGGTGACCCCAAAGAATACGGATATCTTGTTGCTTTTTTAGCTTCGGATAACGCGGCCTACATAACAGGTACACAAATCCCGATTGACGGGGGGCTTTTAAAAAGTTTATAAACCGGCTTCGCTACGAAGCTATAATGAGCAGGGAGATAAAAAGAAAAAGGAGTACAAAAGCGGATTTCAGGGAAGAAGCCCAAGTATCAAGAAAATTATTATCCATCATATAGGTTTTAATTCATATCAAAAGTAGGCTTGTGAAAATGGCGTAATGGTTTTTAAAAACTAAAATTTTGACGCATATGAAACCTAAAAGTATATTTGTAAGTTTTCTCTTATTTTAATAAAGGTTAATTACCTAACCCAACCCTACCGTTCCCTCATTCATCATTTTTATTGGCATTGATTTTGCTCAGTTTTGTTCTGTAATTTTATACTATGAAAAGATTGTCCCTCGTATTAACCGTAATACTTTTTTCGCAAATGCTATCAGCCCAAGACAGTGGAGATCCGTATACATCACTTTGGAAAAAAGTGCAGAAACTAGAGAGCGAAGACCTTACCAAGTCCGCCTTGGAGATGGTTGAAACTATTTCGGCGAAAGCGGAAAAAGAGAAAAATTCAGAACAGACCGTCAAAGCATTGCTGTTTACCTCAAAGTATATCATGACTT from Zobellia alginiliquefaciens includes:
- a CDS encoding SDR family oxidoreductase — encoded protein: MNISLEKKRALVGGSSGGIGKAIAQQLAESGASVTLMSHSEEKLKKIVAELPTNETQKHGYLVVDFSDFHGYRETIFKFFESNSIDILVNNTQGPDAGSSLEKQTPDYQEAFNLLFKTVVYTTELALKNMKENKWGRIINVASVSVKEPLSYLALSNTIRAAVVTWAKTLATDVGPFNITANSILTGYFDTERIAQLNSKKAEQLGISEDEVLADMESKVPVKRIGDPKEYGYLVAFLASDNAAYITGTQIPIDGGLLKSL